One Rhododendron vialii isolate Sample 1 chromosome 2a, ASM3025357v1 genomic region harbors:
- the LOC131314951 gene encoding E4 SUMO-protein ligase PIAL2 isoform X3 — MRSAEKAENWGVVGAMDIRDIPRPLGSVYQLAISVLTAPNAYEFSRRCFCLDRGIDYAVANSEIPGRVKDLPRLLKQVCQQNTDALLQAAIMVLMISVKNACKSGWFPSEDSAELLTLADEIGSNFCTVRDMNTEASNSLDIISTVMARFYPRMKMGQILAFLEVKPGYGTYVIDFHISKTSKPSAEERIRLFVAQTDNVDTSSCIITPLQVNFLLNGKGVDNRTNVNMVTAPQVPTVVTQMLKFGTNLLQAVGQFNGSYIIVVAYMSVISNPEHPALQDYVHPAVAASDTDTEIIEGPSRISLNCPISFRRIKTPVKGHSCKHLQCFDFDNFVDINSRNPSWRCPRCNQSVCFVDIRVDGNMVKILKEVGENVVDVIISADGSSNPVLETNDNTDQPHDKSRNCQQDEPFQQEADLPSDVMDLTVGDDVMDLEHMYETADTKPNTAILQSQSTVGDVMNPLGMNNTSELNQNAVAPIDDDSWSRIFLSTYASGALSAGGISGSAPASNFMQSPVLTDAVSPALNREPETFRESALVPISTPPSQFSAPSHLPLQHSQLGTYMATNEYGRIPSITRQHHVNRSPVAVQALPAHHQSSLPQPRSVSNSLIPQGPALAYQTPAITSVADGFNTVSSPIERQQFSRVNLSPLQRPQMTSPSLPVHPAPHNWNRQNPSFNSSQAAPHIGAFRSSSGPMSEHQNLRQQQPLNLRVPHGMGQSPSPIRPSSQSSLNLPRNHIPQGGGAQSSQRMMGSAQQSGQVTRHPPSVPVPLQPTRASPPSFPMNPVNPSRFSASVRDQRVNPGGMLQSAPRTDSLADLPADQNWRPAGRMRGSLSGRAYSEALSQIIQPTPPVQAAPRPALNITSPPPGIPAPLHVLVANNRNAGALASQPVNRSPTESTSFAASTGVLPEVSSGMQGQ; from the exons AGGTATTGACTATGCTGTTGCAAACAGTGAGATTCCTGGTAGAGTTAAAGATCTGCCTAGACTGTTGAAGCAG GTATGCCAACAAAATACTGATGCCTTGCTACAAGCGGCTATTATGGTGCTGATGATCTCCGTGAAG AATGCTTGTAAAAGTGGATGGTTTCCATCTGAGGATTCGGCAGAACTTCTTACTCTGGCAGATGAG ATAGGGAGCAACTTTTGCACTGTCAGAGATATGAACACTGAAGCGAGCAATTCTCTCGACATTATCTCAACAGTTATGGCGAG ATTCTATCCGAGAATGAAAATGGGCCAGATACTTGCTTTCCTTGAAGTCaag CCTGGCTATGGGACAtatgtaattgattttcacatttcaaAGACTTCAAAACCTTCTGCAGAAGAGAGAATA CGGTTATTTGTGGCTCAAACAGACAATGTAGACACATCTTCGTGTATCATAACACCCCTGCAAGTGAA CTTTTTGTTGAATGGAAAGGGAGTGGACAATAGGACTAACGTGAATATG GTTACTGCACCACAGGTTCCAACAGTTGTGACACAGATGCTTAAATTTGGAACAAATCTTCTTCAAGCTGTGGGCCAATTTAATG GTAGTTATATCATAGTGGTTGCCTATATGAGCGTCATTTCCAACCCGGAGCATCCTGCCTTGCAAGATTATGTTCACCCGGCTGTTGCTGCGTCAGATACAG ACACCGAGATTATCGAAGGGCCGTCGCGAATTTCACTAAATTGCCCTATAAG CTTCAGGCGTATTAAGACTCCTGTGAAAGGACATTCGTGCAAACACCTTCAG TGCTTTGATTTTGACAACTTTGTGGACATAAATTCAAGAAATCCATCATGGCGCTGCCCGCGATGTAACCAGAGTGTCTGCTTTGTTGATATTCGTGTTGATGGAAATATGGTCAAG ATCTTGAAAGAGGTTGGGGAGAACGTTGTTGATGTCATCATCTCAGCAGATGGGTCTTCGAATCCTGTTCTGGAGACCAATGACAATACTGACCAGCCGCATGATAAGTCACGCAACTGCCAGCAAGATGAGCCCTTTCAGCAAGAAGCTGACCTTCCTTCGGATGTCATGGACCTTACTGTGGGAGATGATGTGATGGATCTAGAGCATATGTACGAAACTGCAGACACCAAACCCAATACAGCTATTCTCCAAAGTCAATCTACTGTTGGAGATGTGATGAACCCCTTGGGCATGAACAATACAAGTGAACTCAACCAAAATGCTGTTGCTCCCATAGATGATGACTCCTGGTCTAGAATTTTCTTGTCAACATATGCATCAGGAGCACTGAGTGCTGGTGGTATATCTGGTTCTGCTCCTGCTTCTAATTTTATGCAGTCTCCTGTGTTAACTGATGCTGTTTCTCCTGCACTTAATCGAGAACCCGAGACTTTTCGTGAGTCTGCTCTTGTTCCAATCTCTACACCTCCAAGTCAATTTTCTGCTCCCAGCCATTTGCCATTACAACATTCGCAACTTGGGACATATATGGCTACCAATGAATATGGGAGGATCCCATCAATCACCAGACAACATCATGTAAACAGATCACCAGTTGCTGTCCAGGCGCTTCCAGCTCACCACCAGAGTTCTCTCCCGCAGCCAAGATCAGTTTCCAATTCATTGATTCCCCAAGGACCGGCCTTAGCTTATCAAACTCCTGCTATTACATCTGTTGCGGATGGTTTCAATACAGTCTCCAGTCCTATTGAAAGGCAGCAGTTCTCTAGAGTAAATTTGAGTCCACTTCAAAGGCCTCAAATGACCTCACCTTCATTGCCGGTGCACCCAGCACCACAT AATTGGAATCGtcaaaatccttctttcaatTCAAGTCAAGCTGCACCGCATATTGGTGCCTTTAGGTCTTCCTCTGGGCCAATGAGTGAACATCAGAACTTACGCCAGCAGCAACCTTTGAACCTTAGGGTTCCTCATGGCATGGGTCAGTCTCCAAGCCCAATTCGGCCCTCTTCTCAGTCGTCTCTTAATTTACCACGGAATCATATCCCACAGGGGGGAGGTGCACAAAGTAGCCAAAGAATGATGGGTTCTGCACAGCAATCTGGCCAGGTCACAAGACATCCACCATCTGTTCCAGTTCCTCTCCAACCAACCAGAGCATCACCACCATCGTTTCCAATGAATCCAGTGAATCCTAGTAGGTTTAGCGCATCAGTCAGAGATCAGAGAGTTAATCCTGGAGGAATGCTTCAATCAGCCCCCAGGACTGATAGTTTGGCAGATTTGCCAGCGGATCAGAACTGGCGGCCAGCAGGCCGGATGCGTGGAAGTCTGTCGGGCCGGGCATATTCTGAGGCTCTTAGCCAGATTATTCAACCCACCCCACCAGTTCAAGCTGCACCTCGGCCAGCATTGAATATTACGTCGCCTCCACCTGGCATTCCGGCCCCACTTCACGTGCTCGTGGCGAATAACCGGAATGCTGGTGCCCTTGCGTCTCAACCAGTTAATCGTTCACCAACAGAATCAACCAGTTTTGCTGCCAGCACAGGTGTTTTACCTGAGGTGTCTTCGGGAATGCAGGGGCAGTGA
- the LOC131314951 gene encoding E4 SUMO-protein ligase PIAL2 isoform X5 encodes MLVKVDGFHLRIRQNFLLWQMSFCLHMQIGSNFCTVRDMNTEASNSLDIISTVMARFYPRMKMGQILAFLEVKPGYGTYVIDFHISKTSKPSAEERIRLFVAQTDNVDTSSCIITPLQVNFLLNGKGVDNRTNVNMVTAPQVPTVVTQMLKFGTNLLQAVGQFNGSYIIVVAYMSVISNPEHPALQDYVHPAVAASDTDTEIIEGPSRISLNCPISFRRIKTPVKGHSCKHLQCFDFDNFVDINSRNPSWRCPRCNQSVCFVDIRVDGNMVKILKEVGENVVDVIISADGSSNPVLETNDNTDQPHDKSRNCQQDEPFQQEADLPSDVMDLTVGDDVMDLEHMYETADTKPNTAILQSQSTVGDVMNPLGMNNTSELNQNAVAPIDDDSWSRIFLSTYASGALSAGGISGSAPASNFMQSPVLTDAVSPALNREPETFRESALVPISTPPSQFSAPSHLPLQHSQLGTYMATNEYGRIPSITRQHHVNRSPVAVQALPAHHQSSLPQPRSVSNSLIPQGPALAYQTPAITSVADGFNTVSSPIERQQFSRVNLSPLQRPQMTSPSLPVHPAPHNWNRQNPSFNSSQAAPHIGAFRSSSGPMSEHQNLRQQQPLNLRVPHGMGQSPSPIRPSSQSSLNLPRNHIPQGGGAQSSQRMMGSAQQSGQVTRHPPSVPVPLQPTRASPPSFPMNPVNPSRFSASVRDQRVNPGGMLQSAPRTDSLADLPADQNWRPAGRMRGSLSGRAYSEALSQIIQPTPPVQAAPRPALNITSPPPGIPAPLHVLVANNRNAGALASQPVNRSPTESTSFAASTGVLPEVSSGMQGQ; translated from the exons ATGCTTGTAAAAGTGGATGGTTTCCATCTGAGGATTCGGCAGAACTTCTTACTCTGGCAGATGAG TTTTTGTTTACATATGCAGATAGGGAGCAACTTTTGCACTGTCAGAGATATGAACACTGAAGCGAGCAATTCTCTCGACATTATCTCAACAGTTATGGCGAG ATTCTATCCGAGAATGAAAATGGGCCAGATACTTGCTTTCCTTGAAGTCaag CCTGGCTATGGGACAtatgtaattgattttcacatttcaaAGACTTCAAAACCTTCTGCAGAAGAGAGAATA CGGTTATTTGTGGCTCAAACAGACAATGTAGACACATCTTCGTGTATCATAACACCCCTGCAAGTGAA CTTTTTGTTGAATGGAAAGGGAGTGGACAATAGGACTAACGTGAATATG GTTACTGCACCACAGGTTCCAACAGTTGTGACACAGATGCTTAAATTTGGAACAAATCTTCTTCAAGCTGTGGGCCAATTTAATG GTAGTTATATCATAGTGGTTGCCTATATGAGCGTCATTTCCAACCCGGAGCATCCTGCCTTGCAAGATTATGTTCACCCGGCTGTTGCTGCGTCAGATACAG ACACCGAGATTATCGAAGGGCCGTCGCGAATTTCACTAAATTGCCCTATAAG CTTCAGGCGTATTAAGACTCCTGTGAAAGGACATTCGTGCAAACACCTTCAG TGCTTTGATTTTGACAACTTTGTGGACATAAATTCAAGAAATCCATCATGGCGCTGCCCGCGATGTAACCAGAGTGTCTGCTTTGTTGATATTCGTGTTGATGGAAATATGGTCAAG ATCTTGAAAGAGGTTGGGGAGAACGTTGTTGATGTCATCATCTCAGCAGATGGGTCTTCGAATCCTGTTCTGGAGACCAATGACAATACTGACCAGCCGCATGATAAGTCACGCAACTGCCAGCAAGATGAGCCCTTTCAGCAAGAAGCTGACCTTCCTTCGGATGTCATGGACCTTACTGTGGGAGATGATGTGATGGATCTAGAGCATATGTACGAAACTGCAGACACCAAACCCAATACAGCTATTCTCCAAAGTCAATCTACTGTTGGAGATGTGATGAACCCCTTGGGCATGAACAATACAAGTGAACTCAACCAAAATGCTGTTGCTCCCATAGATGATGACTCCTGGTCTAGAATTTTCTTGTCAACATATGCATCAGGAGCACTGAGTGCTGGTGGTATATCTGGTTCTGCTCCTGCTTCTAATTTTATGCAGTCTCCTGTGTTAACTGATGCTGTTTCTCCTGCACTTAATCGAGAACCCGAGACTTTTCGTGAGTCTGCTCTTGTTCCAATCTCTACACCTCCAAGTCAATTTTCTGCTCCCAGCCATTTGCCATTACAACATTCGCAACTTGGGACATATATGGCTACCAATGAATATGGGAGGATCCCATCAATCACCAGACAACATCATGTAAACAGATCACCAGTTGCTGTCCAGGCGCTTCCAGCTCACCACCAGAGTTCTCTCCCGCAGCCAAGATCAGTTTCCAATTCATTGATTCCCCAAGGACCGGCCTTAGCTTATCAAACTCCTGCTATTACATCTGTTGCGGATGGTTTCAATACAGTCTCCAGTCCTATTGAAAGGCAGCAGTTCTCTAGAGTAAATTTGAGTCCACTTCAAAGGCCTCAAATGACCTCACCTTCATTGCCGGTGCACCCAGCACCACAT AATTGGAATCGtcaaaatccttctttcaatTCAAGTCAAGCTGCACCGCATATTGGTGCCTTTAGGTCTTCCTCTGGGCCAATGAGTGAACATCAGAACTTACGCCAGCAGCAACCTTTGAACCTTAGGGTTCCTCATGGCATGGGTCAGTCTCCAAGCCCAATTCGGCCCTCTTCTCAGTCGTCTCTTAATTTACCACGGAATCATATCCCACAGGGGGGAGGTGCACAAAGTAGCCAAAGAATGATGGGTTCTGCACAGCAATCTGGCCAGGTCACAAGACATCCACCATCTGTTCCAGTTCCTCTCCAACCAACCAGAGCATCACCACCATCGTTTCCAATGAATCCAGTGAATCCTAGTAGGTTTAGCGCATCAGTCAGAGATCAGAGAGTTAATCCTGGAGGAATGCTTCAATCAGCCCCCAGGACTGATAGTTTGGCAGATTTGCCAGCGGATCAGAACTGGCGGCCAGCAGGCCGGATGCGTGGAAGTCTGTCGGGCCGGGCATATTCTGAGGCTCTTAGCCAGATTATTCAACCCACCCCACCAGTTCAAGCTGCACCTCGGCCAGCATTGAATATTACGTCGCCTCCACCTGGCATTCCGGCCCCACTTCACGTGCTCGTGGCGAATAACCGGAATGCTGGTGCCCTTGCGTCTCAACCAGTTAATCGTTCACCAACAGAATCAACCAGTTTTGCTGCCAGCACAGGTGTTTTACCTGAGGTGTCTTCGGGAATGCAGGGGCAGTGA